One Silene latifolia isolate original U9 population chromosome 4, ASM4854445v1, whole genome shotgun sequence DNA segment encodes these proteins:
- the LOC141653814 gene encoding IRK-interacting protein has translation MAPPPSLHPPRSHLFTPIQEGNESEETEAERQRFRESTAAVTLTPASSVTSTDATTSTTHQATPLHEPGKKTRRRESPSESATVSCNNCRPTTRGGEKHSVTVVPVDAARNSHHSLSSTPSPTAGLFKSLISNLSRRSPKPSPSPPPPPPPLPISCAPTDREDQWRAAVAELSHKLVQATRKRDEAIVESSKLKYSMGELEKKLNRLEVYCHTLKSGLEKCHGSNLVHSPPSSTTMMVTNSVNVDKLCDGVVIKSFLVSVSEARSSIRFLSRALTPQLKLMGSKVFDRICTILRSYDIKLTSSYCSNNPRGLQFYLEALLSATFYEDFESVGFSKNSVNRVLNPIDRAELNFGAFKDLKELAWEEVLNKGTKHFSEEFSRFCDRKMSEIVAMLGWSRAWPEQLLQAFFGASKSVWLVHLLANSVHPSLTIFRVEKGARFDPVYMEDMGGDKAKKLIPTVVRIMVAPGFYVYDNVVKCKVVCRYYNSNYSELSSANDM, from the exons ATGGCTCCTCCTCCTTCTCTCCACCCTCCTCGCTCCCACCTCTTTACTCCT ATTCAAGAAGGAAATGAAAGCGAAGAAACAGAAGCAGAACGACAGCGTTTCAGAGAATCAACCGCAGCCGTAACACTAACCCCTGCAAGCTCAGTAACATCCACCGACGCAACAACCTCAACaactcatcaagcaactccactTCACGAACCGGGTAAAAAAACCCGACGCCGCGAAAGCCCTTCAGAAAGCGCCACCGTATCATGCAACAATTGCCGACCAACTACACGTGGCGGCGAAAAACACTCCGTCACAGTTGTCCCCGTTGACGCGGCAAGAAACTCACACCATTCACTCTCATCAACACCTTCACCCACCGCCGGTCTATTCAAATCCCTAATTTCCAACCTCTCCCGCCGCAGTCCTAAACCATCTCCCTCTCCTCCTCCGCCGCCACCGCCGCTTCCAATTTCCTGCGCTCCTACCGACAGGGAAGACCAATGGCGTGCGGCTGTCGCGGAATTGTCTCACAAGCTCGTCCAAGCTACTCGAAAGCGTGACGAAGCCATTGTTGAATCTTCCAAGCTTAAGTACTCCATGGGTGAGCTTGAGAAAAAACTCAATCGTCTTGAGGTTTACTGTCATACCCTTAAATCCGGACTCGAGAAATGCCATGGGAGTAATTTAGTTCATAGTCCGCCTTCTTCTACTACTATGATGGTTACCAATTCGGTGAATGTTGACAAGTTGTGTGATGGTGTTGTTATAAAGAGCTTTCTGGTGTCGGTTTCTGAAGCCCGGTCTTCTATCCGATTCCTTAGCCGGGCTCTCACTCCGCAGCTCAAACTAATGGGGAGTAAGGTGTTCGACAGAATTTGTACGATTCTACGATCTTACGATATTAAATTAACCTCCAGTTATTGTAGTAATAATCCGAGAGGACTCCAGTTTTACCTGGAGGCGCTTTTAAGTGCGACTTTTTACGAGGATTTTGAGTCGGTCGGGTTTTCAAAGAATTCGGTTAACCGGGTTTTGAACCCGATTGACCGGGCAGAATTGAATTTCGGGGCATTTAAGGATTTGAAGGAGTTGGCGTGGGAGGAGGTGTTGAATAAAGGGACAAAGCATTTTAGTGAGGAGTTTAGTAGGTTTTGTGATAGGAAAATGAGTGAGATTGTTGCAATGTTAGGGTGGAGTAGGGCTTGGCCGGAGCAATTGTTGCAAGCCTTTTTCGGGGCTTCAAAGAGCGTTTGGTTGGTTCATCTGTTGGCGAATTCGGTTCATCCGAGTTTGACGATATTTCGGGTGGAAAAGGGAGCGAGATTTGACCCGGTTTATATGGAGGATATGGGTGGTGATAAGGCTAAGAAGTTGATACCTACTGTGGTTAGGATCATGGTTGCACCTGGGTTCTATGTTTATGATAATGTTGTCAAATGCAAGGTAGTTTGCAGGTACTATAACAGTAATTATAGTGAGCTTAGTAGTGCTaatgatatgtaa